The segment CCCTATCTGTCGTGGGCGTTGGAGATTTGAGGGGGGCTGCTCCTAGTACGAGAGGACCGGAGTGGACGTTCCGCTGGTGTTCGGGTTGTCATGCCAATGGCATTGCCCGGTAGCTATGAACGGAAGCGATAACCGCTGAAAGCATCTAAGCGGGAAGCGCGCCCCAAGATGAGATCTCCCGAGAGCTCGACTCTCCTTAAGGCCCCATCTAGACTAGGTGGTTGATAGGCGCGGTGTGGAAGTGCAGCAATGCATTGAGCTTACGCGTACTAATGAGCCGTGCGGCTTGACCATATAACCCCAAGACGCTTCGCTTCTCTTCAGCGAAACATCTCGATCGGTTCCAAATCGCTTGTCACTCGTTTACCCCTTTAGCCGGTCCGGCGCTCCAAGCGCTGACCGCACCCCTTCCCTGGCGGCTATAGCGCTGTGGCCCCACCCGATCCCATCCCGAACTCGGAAGTGAAACGCAGCCGCGCCGATGGTAGTGTGCATCCGCATGCAAGAGTAGGTCACTGCCAGGGACCTTTTTCAAAAAGCCCCCTCCGTCAGGAGGGGGCTTTTTATTTACGCCCCTTCCGACCAGCAATGCGCTTTTGGGCCATGGTGCCCGGCACCTGCGACGCGAGGCGTGGAATACTCCCGATTCTGTCCACCTTTCGGACATCTCATGTTCGTCCACGTCGATAATCGTCGTCGCACCCGCCTGCACTGGGCGACGCTGCTGCTGGTAAGCGTCTGTGTCGTCTGTTTCGTAAGCCTGGCCCTGATGCGTCCGCCCGAGCGCGTCTCGTGGCTGCTCGACTGGGGAACCATCCCGGCGAACATCTTCGACATCAAGCAGCCCTTCCTTCCCCAGCTGACCGATCCTGCACTGCTGCGGCTGTTCACCGCGTTGTTCATCCATGTCGAGTGGACGCATCTGCTCGGAAACCTGCTGTTCCTTGCCATCTTCGGGCTGCCGGCCGAGCGGTCGATGGGCTCGCTGCGCTTCCTGACCCTTTTCGTTGTCGGCGGTATGGCCTCGAACCTCGTCGGGGCGCTCTCGCTGGCAGGCGTCCTGCGGCCGATCATCGGCTGCAGCGGAGCGGTGTCGGCGGTGCTGGGTGCCTACGTCGCGCTGTTTCCCCGGGCCAGGCTGGGGCTGGTGCTTCCGCTGGGTCTTTACCTGGAATTCGTGCGCGTGCCGGCATTCCTGTTGATCGGCATCTGGGTGCTGCTGCAACTGCTGTTCAGCTATGCCGGCCCGAGCTATGGCGCGGTAGTGTGGTGGACCCACATCGCCGGGTTTCTGTTCGGTTTGCTGTTTGCCCTGTTTTCGCGTGACGCGATCGTGCGCCGTATGCGCCACTGAGTCGGAATCCCATGCGCAACAAGAAGCTCTACAAGATCACTTTCCTGCATCTGGGCAAGTCGTACGAGTTGTATGCGCGGCATGTGGCCACGAGTTCGCTGTGGGGGTTCATCGAAGTTGGTGAGCTGGTGTTCGAGCCTGCTGGGGAGGGACTCCTTGTCGATCCGACCGAGGAACGCCTGCGCGAGGAGTTCGGGGATACCCGCGTATTGCACCTGCCGATGCAGGCGTTGCTCCGCATCGAAGAGGTCGAGCGCAAGGGAAGCATGAGCATCCGCGATGCTGCGGACGGTCAGAAGGTCACGCCGTTCCCCTTGCCGCCGAAGCCGCGTTGACCGCTCCGCCTCAGCGATCCAGCGCGTGGTGTCGGACGAAGCCGCGCAGCAGCCTGCGAGCGTAAGGAGTCGGATTGACCGACGCATAGATCTGCCGTTCATCGCTGCCTTCCCGGCGCATGTCATGCCGCTTGCGATGAATGTACGCGCGCATGATCTCGGCGTTGAATTCGGGATGGAACTGTACGCTCAGCGCGTTCGGGCCGTATCGCAGCAGATGATGAGGATCCCGGGCGGAGCGGGCCAGTACACGGGCGCCGGCGGGGAGTTCGAGTACGCTCTGTTCGTGGGTGGTATGAGCGTGGAAGCGATCCGGCAGTGCACCGGCCACGGGGTCATCGACTGCTTCGGCCAGCCGCTCGATGGGCAAGGTGCCGATCTCGCGTCCCCCAGGCAGGTAACCGACGCGACCACCGAGGGCATGCGCCAGCAACTGATGGCCGTAGCAGACTCCGAACAGCGGCAGTCCACGATCCATCGCGGACCGGATCCACCCGGCGGTCCGCTCACTCCATGCCGCGCGGTCGGTCACCATGCACGCCGAGCCGGTGATGAACGCGCCAGCCACCTCGCCGGGATCGGGGAGCGCCTCTCCGGACACCACGTCGATCTCCCGCACACGTTCGCGCGCCAGGCCCGTGGCCACCCGGAACCACTGCGGAAAATCGCCGTGCCGCGCACGTATCGGGGTGGGCGCGGACCCGGTCCGGATGACAAGTACCGGGGCCTTCATGCGGCAGACGAGGTGTCCGACGGGTCGATCGGCGGGAGCACGGTGAGTACTTCCTTCACCGTGGTCAGGCCCAGCGCCACCTGGTCGGCGGCGGAGATACGCAATGGACGCATGCCCTCGGCCAGCGCCGCGCGGCTGAGACTGGCCAGATCGAGCTGCGGCGAAACCAGGGCGCGCAGCGACCGACCCAGCGACAGCATCTCGTAGATGCCGGTACGCCCCATGAAGCCGGTGTTGCGGCACTCCAGGCAGCCGACCGGACGGTAGACCGTCTCCGGCAGAGGCACGGTCCAGCCGTGAGTGAGGGCGATCCATTCGTCCGGATCCTGCGCGGCCGGTTCCTTGCAGTAGGCGCAGAGCGTGCGCACCAGCCGCTGCGCCACCACGCCGGTGAGTGTGGACTGGATGAGGTAGTGCGGAACACCCAGGTCGAGCAGGCGGGTGATCGCGCTGGGGGCGTCGTTGGTGTGCAGGGTGGACAGCACCAGGTGACCGGTCAGCGATGCCTGCACCGCCATCTGCGCCGTGGGTAGATCGCGGATCTCGCCGATCATGATGATGTCCGGGTCCTGCCGCAGCAGGGTCCGCACGCCGGCGGCGAAGTCCAGGTCGATCGATGCCTGCACCTGCATCTGGTTCAGCTCGGGGCTGACCATTTCGATCGGATCCTCGACCGTGCACACGTTCAGCTCCGGCGTCGCCAGGTGCTTGAGCGTGGAGTACAGCGTGGTGGTCTTGCCCGAACCGGTGGGGCCGGTCACCAGCACGATACCGTGGGGCCGCTCCACCATCGACCGCCAGGTCGATCCCTCCTGTTCCGAAAAGCCGAGCTGCTCGAAACTCTTCGACACGATGTCCGGATCGAAGATGCGCATCACCACCTTCTCGCCGAAGGCGGTCGGCATGGTGGACAGGCGCAGCTCCACTTCACGGCCGGCGGCGGAGCGGGTCTTGATGCGTCCATCCTGGGGTCGGCGCTTTTCCGATACGTCCATGCGACCGAGGATCTTGATACGCGAGGTCACCGCGGTCATCACCGGTGGCGGCAGCTCGAACACCTTGTGCATCACGCCGTCGATACGGAAGCGCAGATTGCCGGCTTCGCGCCGCGGTTCGAGATGGATGTCCGAGGCGCGTTGTTCGAATGCGTACTGCAGCAACCAGTCGACGATGTGCACGACATGGCGGTCGTCGGCACCGACCTCCCCGGTCTTGCCCAGTTCGACCAACTGCTCGAAATTGAGCACGGCCGAGGCGTCGTAGCCACCCGCGCCCTTGGCGTCCTGCGCCAGCTGGATCGAGCGCTGGACGCCGTAGAATTCCTGCAGGTACCGGTGGATGTCCAGTGGATTGGACACCACGCGCAGCACGTCGCGCCGGAGCATGTGCGCCAGATCGCGCGCCCAGCCGGCGTCGAACGGCTCGCAAGTCGCGAACGTGATGGCCTCCGGCGATGCGGCGACCGGCAGGATGCGATGACGCTGCGCATAGGCAAGGCTGACCGTCTGGGTCACCGCCGCCACATTGATGCGCATCGGGTCGATCTTCAGGTAGGGTAGGTCGGCCTGTCGGGCTACCCACTCGGTCAGCGTCTCCAACCCCAGTGGTCGCCCCGGCTCCCGGCGGTTGGGCAACTTGGCCTGCGAGACTACGACCAGCGGATGCAGCTCCACCGTGCTGCGTCCTGCGCGATGGCCCATGCGTACCTGTCGGGCGTCGTCGGCAGCGAGATAGCCATCCACCACCAGGGCGGCGAGCACTTCGTCCAGCTCGAGGCGATGACGCCGGCCGAGCAGCGGAGCACCTTGCGGGGAGGTGGCCATGAAGGGAAGGGAACTCCTGCTGTCCTGGGTGCCGAAAAGCTGGCCGCGATGCGGTCCCGGCTATACTAACGCGCTTTATCCCAGGTCACGGAAAGCCATGTCCGCGCGTACCTTCCAGGACGTCATCCAGACCCTCAACCGCTACTGGGCGGCGCAGGGTTGCGTGTTGTTGCAGCCCCTCGACACCGAGGTCGGCGCCGGCACGTTCCATCCTGCCACCTTCCTGCGCGCACTGGGGCCGGAGCCCTGGGCCGCCGCCTATGTGCAGCCGTCCCGCCGCCCCACCGATGGCCGTTACGGCGAGAACCCCAACCGCCTGCAGCACTACTACCAGTACCAGGTCGTGATGAAGCCGAATCCGGAGAACATCCTGGATCTCTACATCGGCTCGCTGAAGGAACTGGGCCTCGATCCGCTGGTGCACGATCTGCGCTTCGTCGAGGACAACTGGGAGTCGCCGACGCTCGGCGCCTGGGGCCTCGGTTGGGAGGTATGGTTGAACGGCATGGAAGTGACCCAGTTCACCTACTTCCAGCAGGCCGGCGGTCTGGAGTGCCGGCCGGTCACCGGCGAGATCACCTATGGCCTCGAGCGCCTGGCGATGTACCTGCAGAACGTGGACAACGTCTACGACCTGGTCTGGACCGACGGCCCGCGCGGCGTGGTCACCTACGGCGACGTGTTCCACCAGAACGAGGTGGAGCAGAGCACCTACAACTTCGAGCATGCCAACGTGCCCGAGTTGCTGCGCTGGTTCGACGTCTGCGAGTCCACCGCCAACCAGCTGATCGACGCCGGCCTGCCGCTGCCGGCCTACGAGCAGGTGATGAAGGCCAGTCACACCTTCAATCTGCTCGACGCCCGTCGCGCGATCAGCGTGACCGAGCGCCAGCGCTACATCCTGCGTGTGCGCACGCTGGCCCGCGCGGTGGCCGAAGCGTATGTGGCACAGCGCGAGAAGCTCGGATTCCCGGGCCTGAAGAACACCAAGGAGCAGGCTGCATGAGCGCCGCCAAGCCGTTGCTGATCGAACTGGGCACCGAGGAACTGCCGCCGAAGGCGCTGGACGAACTGGCCGCCGCGTTCGCCCGCGGCGTCTGCGATGGACTGGCCCGACGTGGCATCGAGGCCGGCCTGGATGCCGCCCGGGTCTATGCCACACCGCGCCGTCTGGCGGTCTATGTACCGGATGTGGCGTTCGCCCAGCCAGAGCAGGTGATCGAGCGTCGCGGCCCTGCGGTGTCTGCAGGTATCGGCGCGGACGGCCAGCCGGCCAAGGCGCTGCTGGGCTTCGCCCAGTCCTGCGGCGTGGGCGTGGACGCGCTGGAAAAGCTCGAGACCGACAAGGGCGCGTGGTTCGTCTACCGCAGCGTGAAGCCCGGCCAGCTGGTCGCCGACCTGGTGCCGGAGATCGTCGCCGAGGCGCTGAAGGCGCTGCCGATCCCCAAGCCGATGCGCTGGTCCGACCATGACTACAGCTTCGTCCGTCCGGTGCACTGGCTGGTGATGCTGCACGGAACCACCATCATCGACGGCGAGGTGCTCGGCCTGAAGAGCGGGCGCAAGTCGCGCGGCCATCGCTTCATGCATCCGCAGCCGATCCACGTGGTCGACGCGGACAGCTGGGAGGACGCGCTGCTCGCCGCCAAGGTGATCGCCGACCCGGCCGTCCGTCGTGCCCGTATCCGCGATGAAGTGGCCCGCGTTGCCGCGCAGACTGGCGGCGTGCCGCGCCTGGACGACGCGCTGCTGGACGAGATCGCCAACCTCACCGAGTGGCCGGTGGCGATCGCCTGCACCTTCGAGCCGGAATTCCTCGCCGTGCCGCCGGAGGCGCTGGTCACCACGATGGAGGCGAACCAGAAATTCGTCCCGGTGTTCGACGCCGAGGGGCAGCTCACGGAGCACTTCATCGGCATCGCCAACGTCGACAGCCGGGATCCGGCGGAGATCCGCAAGGGCTACGAGCGGGTGATCCGCCCGCGCTTCGCCGACGCCAAGTTCTTCTGGGACGAAGACCTGAAAACGCCGCTGGCCAGCTACCAGGAGGCGCTGAAGAACGTCACCTACCAGCAGTCGCTGGGCAGCCTGTGGGACAAGACCGTACGCGTGGCCGAGCTGGCCCGCGTCATCGCCAGTCGGGTCGGTGTCGATGCCGGTGCCACCACCCGTGCCGCCAGCCTCGCCAAGTGCGATCTGCTGACCCGCATGGTGGGCGAGTTTCCCGAGCTGCAGGGGGTGATGGGCCGTTACTACGCCAGCCGGCAGGGTGAGCCCGAGGCCGTGGCTCTGGCGCTGGACAGCTTTTACCAGCCGCGCTTCGCCGGCGATGCCATCGCTGCGGACGCCGTGGGCCGGGTGATCGCGGTGGCCGAGCGTCTGGACACCCTGGCAGGCATTTTCGCGGTCGGCCTGAAACCCAGCGGAAGCAAGGATCCGTTCGCGCTGCGCCGCGCTGCGCTGGGTCTGGCGCGCACCCTGGTCGAAGCCGGCCTGGAGATCGATCTGGATGCCGCGTTTGCCGAAGCCCTGGAGCTGCTGCCGGACGCTGCCCTGCAGGCAGGCATCAAGCCCGCCAGGGACGGCAGCCAGCGGCAGCTCGACGCCGGACAGCGCCGCGCCGAGCTGCGCCGCGAACTGCATGAGTTCGTGCTCGACCGCCTGCGCGGCTACTACGCCGAGCGAGGCTTCGACGGACAGTCGTTCGAGGCCGTGCTGGCCGTTGCGCCGGCGAGCCTGGCCGACTTCGACCGTCGCCTGCGTGCGCTGGCCGATTTTTCTCGTCGCCCCGAGGCGGGCAGCCTGGCCGCTGCCAACAAGCGCGTGGCCAATCTGTTGCGCAAGCAGGCTGAGGAGTCCGGCGCGGCCGTGGCCCGGGCCGTGGATCCGGCGCGCTTCGAGCTGCCCGCCGAGCGCGCACTCGCCGATGCGCTGGAAGCGGCCGACCGGGACACCCGGGAGGCGTGGGACGCGCGCGACTACGGTCGTGTGCTGGAGCGTCTCGCCCTGCTGCAGGGTCCGGTGGACGCGTTCTTCGACGCCGTGCTGGTGAATGCCGAAGACCCGGCCGTGCGCGCCAATCGCCTGGCCCTGCTCGCCCATCTGAAATCGCAGTTCAGCGCCGTGGCCGACATCGCGCTGCTATAGGCCGGACAGCAGAAGGGCAGCGCCGTCTGGCGCTGCCCTTCCTTCCGGCTGGGATGGAGCGCCTCAAGCCAGCGCGGGGAGATCCTGCCGGTTCCGTTCGGCCAGTGCCTGTTGAAACGCCAACAGCGCATCGGCATCGATGCGGGTGCCTTCCGGCCCGACGATCTCGTAGAGCGCCGCGAGCATCCGCTCCTGCTCGGTCGGGCTCGGTTGCGTACCGGCCAGCGCCAGGTTCGATTGCAGCAGTCGCCGGGCGGCGGCCAGGCGCCGATCGTCACCGTGTCCGTCACTCGCCTGCTGGTGGCTGGCACCGAAGCCCTGTGCGAGCGACGGTTCCCGATTGCGGGTCGGTCCGCTCACTTCAGTCGTCGACTGCTCCTCCGAGGCCTTGCTCACGGCGTCCGGCTGGATTGCGCCTTCGCCGGCGACCAGCCACACCAAGGAGATGCCAAGGGTCTTGGCAAGCGTGACGCAGCGGGCACGCGAGGGGTCGCTGTTGCCGTCGCGCCAACTCCGCACCACGCCCTCGGAGAAGCCGCACATTCGTGCGATTTCGGTGGCGCTGCCGACGCGCTGGATGAGCAGGCGGATGCGCTCGGCGAAGCTGTTGCTGGGATTCGGAACCGGTTCGAGGCGGGGGCTCTCGGAGAGCGAAGGGGGAAGAAGCGATGCGCGGCGAGTGTTCATGATCGTGCCAGGGGTTGGTGACCGCTAGGGGAAGGCGCCGGAACCGAGTCCCGGCACGCCAGCTGAATCTGGACAGCTTTTCAAGCCAGATCGTTCCTTCGAGAAGGACGAGCCGCTGCCATGCAGCCCTCTACAGACAACATCTTGCGGCTTTCCGCTCCCTTTCACCGTCGGTCCCGGGCAGTCACATCCGTGCAGCACGGCATCTTGACTTTTCCCGTCGAGCTTTTTTGGGCTAAGCTTGCCCACTTCCCCCGCGGTGCCTTGCGCGGCGCGAGCGCGCCTGACAGGGCTCGTGCCCGTTTCAAACCGTTCGATGAGGTTCCACGATGCGCAAGGTAATTTGGTCGCTGGTTTCGGTGACGGCGCTGGCACTGGCCGGCTGCAACAGCTCCACCCAATCGCCTCAGGCGAACGGTGGCCCCGCCGACGCCGCTTCGGCTGCGGCTCCGCAGGCGAACAACAAGGTGACCGGCCAGATCACCCTGCGTGAACCGGCACAGCTCTCGCCGCAGGCCAAGCTCGAGGTGAGCCTGGTCGACGTGTCGGCGGCGCCGACCGACGCCAACGGCGATGCGACCGCCGCGGTTCCCAACGCGCCGATCGTCACCAAGACGATCTCGCCGGTCGGGTCGTTCCCGGTCAGCTTCGAGCTGGA is part of the Dyella thiooxydans genome and harbors:
- a CDS encoding rhomboid family intramembrane serine protease; the protein is MFVHVDNRRRTRLHWATLLLVSVCVVCFVSLALMRPPERVSWLLDWGTIPANIFDIKQPFLPQLTDPALLRLFTALFIHVEWTHLLGNLLFLAIFGLPAERSMGSLRFLTLFVVGGMASNLVGALSLAGVLRPIIGCSGAVSAVLGAYVALFPRARLGLVLPLGLYLEFVRVPAFLLIGIWVLLQLLFSYAGPSYGAVVWWTHIAGFLFGLLFALFSRDAIVRRMRH
- a CDS encoding DUF1820 family protein, which translates into the protein MRNKKLYKITFLHLGKSYELYARHVATSSLWGFIEVGELVFEPAGEGLLVDPTEERLREEFGDTRVLHLPMQALLRIEEVERKGSMSIRDAADGQKVTPFPLPPKPR
- a CDS encoding glutamine amidotransferase, producing the protein MKAPVLVIRTGSAPTPIRARHGDFPQWFRVATGLARERVREIDVVSGEALPDPGEVAGAFITGSACMVTDRAAWSERTAGWIRSAMDRGLPLFGVCYGHQLLAHALGGRVGYLPGGREIGTLPIERLAEAVDDPVAGALPDRFHAHTTHEQSVLELPAGARVLARSARDPHHLLRYGPNALSVQFHPEFNAEIMRAYIHRKRHDMRREGSDERQIYASVNPTPYARRLLRGFVRHHALDR
- a CDS encoding GspE/PulE family protein, whose amino-acid sequence is MATSPQGAPLLGRRHRLELDEVLAALVVDGYLAADDARQVRMGHRAGRSTVELHPLVVVSQAKLPNRREPGRPLGLETLTEWVARQADLPYLKIDPMRINVAAVTQTVSLAYAQRHRILPVAASPEAITFATCEPFDAGWARDLAHMLRRDVLRVVSNPLDIHRYLQEFYGVQRSIQLAQDAKGAGGYDASAVLNFEQLVELGKTGEVGADDRHVVHIVDWLLQYAFEQRASDIHLEPRREAGNLRFRIDGVMHKVFELPPPVMTAVTSRIKILGRMDVSEKRRPQDGRIKTRSAAGREVELRLSTMPTAFGEKVVMRIFDPDIVSKSFEQLGFSEQEGSTWRSMVERPHGIVLVTGPTGSGKTTTLYSTLKHLATPELNVCTVEDPIEMVSPELNQMQVQASIDLDFAAGVRTLLRQDPDIIMIGEIRDLPTAQMAVQASLTGHLVLSTLHTNDAPSAITRLLDLGVPHYLIQSTLTGVVAQRLVRTLCAYCKEPAAQDPDEWIALTHGWTVPLPETVYRPVGCLECRNTGFMGRTGIYEMLSLGRSLRALVSPQLDLASLSRAALAEGMRPLRISAADQVALGLTTVKEVLTVLPPIDPSDTSSAA
- the glyQ gene encoding glycine--tRNA ligase subunit alpha; protein product: MSARTFQDVIQTLNRYWAAQGCVLLQPLDTEVGAGTFHPATFLRALGPEPWAAAYVQPSRRPTDGRYGENPNRLQHYYQYQVVMKPNPENILDLYIGSLKELGLDPLVHDLRFVEDNWESPTLGAWGLGWEVWLNGMEVTQFTYFQQAGGLECRPVTGEITYGLERLAMYLQNVDNVYDLVWTDGPRGVVTYGDVFHQNEVEQSTYNFEHANVPELLRWFDVCESTANQLIDAGLPLPAYEQVMKASHTFNLLDARRAISVTERQRYILRVRTLARAVAEAYVAQREKLGFPGLKNTKEQAA
- the glyS gene encoding glycine--tRNA ligase subunit beta, translated to MSAAKPLLIELGTEELPPKALDELAAAFARGVCDGLARRGIEAGLDAARVYATPRRLAVYVPDVAFAQPEQVIERRGPAVSAGIGADGQPAKALLGFAQSCGVGVDALEKLETDKGAWFVYRSVKPGQLVADLVPEIVAEALKALPIPKPMRWSDHDYSFVRPVHWLVMLHGTTIIDGEVLGLKSGRKSRGHRFMHPQPIHVVDADSWEDALLAAKVIADPAVRRARIRDEVARVAAQTGGVPRLDDALLDEIANLTEWPVAIACTFEPEFLAVPPEALVTTMEANQKFVPVFDAEGQLTEHFIGIANVDSRDPAEIRKGYERVIRPRFADAKFFWDEDLKTPLASYQEALKNVTYQQSLGSLWDKTVRVAELARVIASRVGVDAGATTRAASLAKCDLLTRMVGEFPELQGVMGRYYASRQGEPEAVALALDSFYQPRFAGDAIAADAVGRVIAVAERLDTLAGIFAVGLKPSGSKDPFALRRAALGLARTLVEAGLEIDLDAAFAEALELLPDAALQAGIKPARDGSQRQLDAGQRRAELRRELHEFVLDRLRGYYAERGFDGQSFEAVLAVAPASLADFDRRLRALADFSRRPEAGSLAAANKRVANLLRKQAEESGAAVARAVDPARFELPAERALADALEAADRDTREAWDARDYGRVLERLALLQGPVDAFFDAVLVNAEDPAVRANRLALLAHLKSQFSAVADIALL
- a CDS encoding helix-turn-helix domain-containing protein: MNTRRASLLPPSLSESPRLEPVPNPSNSFAERIRLLIQRVGSATEIARMCGFSEGVVRSWRDGNSDPSRARCVTLAKTLGISLVWLVAGEGAIQPDAVSKASEEQSTTEVSGPTRNREPSLAQGFGASHQQASDGHGDDRRLAAARRLLQSNLALAGTQPSPTEQERMLAALYEIVGPEGTRIDADALLAFQQALAERNRQDLPALA